The following proteins are co-located in the Apium graveolens cultivar Ventura chromosome 5, ASM990537v1, whole genome shotgun sequence genome:
- the LOC141724401 gene encoding putative galactinol--sucrose galactosyltransferase 1, which produces MLNVQLLCLFHFKIWWVIPRVGKSTSDIHVETQMLLLESTSQEDREVTNNIVFLPVLDGDLRSSLQGNSSNELEVYVETGDPSTVASESLKAVFINYGSNPFDLMKESMKILDEYLGTFTVRESKQESRFLTIPVLTIPGCTALEVTFAFLSSFA; this is translated from the exons ATGTT GAATGTGCAACTACTTTGTCTATTTCATTTTAAGATTTGGTGGGTGATTCCAAGGGTGGGGAAGTCAACAAGTGACATTCATGTTGAAACTCAGATGTTGCTGCTAGAATCAACTTCACAAGAAGATAGAGAAGTAACCAATAACATTGTTTTCTTGCCAGTCTTAGATGGAGACCTTAGAAGCAGCTTGCAGGGAAACTCAAGTAATGAGCTTGAAGTATATGTCGAAACTG GTGATCCTTCTACAGTGGCTTCAGAGTCTCTCAAGGCAGTTTTTATAAATTATGGAAGCAATCCATTTGATCTTATGAAGGAATCGATGAA AATCTTGGATGAGTATTTGGGAACATTTACAGTTCGAGAAAGCAAACAGGAAAGTAGATTTCTAACGATTCCAGTCTTAACAATCCCCGGGTGCACCGCATTGGAAGTAACATTTGCTTTCCTTTCCT CATTTGCATAA